In Streptantibioticus cattleyicolor NRRL 8057 = DSM 46488, a genomic segment contains:
- a CDS encoding ABC transporter permease has translation MLRTAVRNVLAHKARLLMTVLAVLLGVAFVSGTLVFTDTLGTAYKKQASKSYDDVAVAITSHGADGPPGKDGKPSDPGLSARTLDRIAHLPGVASATGRVNGFAGVADAKGKLIGNGWSNTGANFAPGKDGKDPRYHFTTGAPPARTGEVALDSATAAKGGYHVGDPARVATNGPVKTYTVTGIFTTDDGAVSAGGSLVLFDTASAQRLYLSPGYFQDITVTAAPGTSEQRVLAEVTPLLPKDSAEAHTGKQLADDQAKSIEREFSSLSTMLLAFAGIALFVGIFLIANTFSMLVAQRTKELALLRALGAGRGQVERSVLAEALIVGVVASAAGFAAGVGIAVALRSAMGSFGAKVPAGPLMVAPSTVLTAFLVGVLVTVVAALIPAVRASRVPPVAAMSNAELPAKRKSLVVRNVIGALVAAIGVGLIALGAATGGSSGRWSIAGGGFFLLIGVIMLTPLLSQPVLSAVRPLLAKVFGVSGNLAARNARRNPRRTAATASALAIGLTLITGLSVLGVSLGRSIDKSTVDSLSADYMVKMANGMPLDASVADEVAKVPGVTATTALEAAYFDVDGKFSAISAADPGTLTKTVRIGMVTGSASALADGKILVEERTAHNRGWKVGDAVQARFPDGRHGELTVGGTFHDNLVLSPIVLPAGMLAPHVDKAEIPQVLVRTAGGASDRTAQAITDGLGDNPSITVIDRQGIRDSYGGMINSMLEIMYGLLGMSLVIAVLGVVNTLAMSVFERRRELGMLRAIGLDRRQVKSMIRQEAVVISLFGAVTGVVLGLFLAWAIGSTLAGDVPGYVMVLPWTRMLVFLALAALVGVLAAVWPARRAARLDILQAIKTE, from the coding sequence ATGCTCCGCACCGCCGTGCGCAACGTCCTCGCGCACAAGGCCAGACTCCTGATGACCGTCCTCGCCGTGCTGCTCGGCGTCGCGTTCGTCTCCGGCACCCTCGTCTTCACCGACACCCTCGGCACCGCCTACAAGAAGCAGGCGTCCAAGAGCTACGACGACGTGGCCGTCGCCATCACCAGCCACGGCGCGGACGGCCCGCCCGGCAAGGACGGCAAGCCGTCCGACCCCGGCCTGAGCGCCCGCACCCTGGACCGCATCGCCCACCTGCCCGGGGTGGCCTCCGCCACCGGCCGGGTCAACGGCTTCGCCGGGGTCGCCGACGCCAAGGGCAAGCTGATCGGCAACGGCTGGTCCAACACCGGCGCCAACTTCGCCCCCGGCAAGGACGGCAAGGACCCGCGCTACCACTTCACCACCGGCGCTCCCCCGGCCCGCACCGGCGAGGTGGCGCTCGACTCGGCCACCGCCGCCAAGGGCGGCTACCACGTGGGCGACCCGGCCCGGGTGGCCACCAACGGCCCGGTGAAGACCTACACCGTCACCGGGATCTTCACCACCGACGACGGCGCGGTCAGCGCCGGCGGCTCGCTGGTCCTCTTCGACACCGCCAGCGCGCAGCGGCTCTACCTGTCCCCCGGCTACTTCCAGGACATCACCGTCACCGCCGCCCCCGGCACCTCCGAACAGCGCGTGCTCGCCGAGGTGACCCCGCTGCTGCCCAAGGACTCCGCCGAGGCGCACACCGGCAAGCAACTCGCCGACGACCAGGCCAAGTCGATCGAGCGGGAGTTCAGCTCGCTCAGCACGATGCTGCTGGCCTTCGCCGGCATCGCGCTCTTCGTCGGGATCTTCCTGATCGCCAACACCTTCAGCATGCTGGTGGCGCAGCGCACCAAGGAGCTGGCGCTGCTGCGGGCGCTGGGCGCCGGGCGCGGCCAGGTGGAGCGTTCGGTGCTCGCCGAGGCGCTGATCGTGGGCGTGGTCGCCTCGGCCGCCGGCTTCGCGGCCGGGGTCGGCATCGCGGTCGCGCTGCGCTCGGCGATGGGCTCCTTCGGGGCCAAGGTGCCGGCCGGCCCGCTGATGGTGGCGCCGTCCACGGTGCTGACCGCGTTCCTGGTGGGTGTGCTGGTCACCGTGGTGGCGGCGCTGATCCCCGCGGTACGCGCCTCCCGGGTGCCGCCGGTGGCCGCGATGAGCAACGCCGAACTGCCCGCCAAGCGCAAGTCGTTGGTGGTCCGCAACGTCATCGGGGCGCTGGTCGCCGCGATCGGCGTGGGCCTGATCGCGCTGGGCGCCGCCACCGGCGGCAGCAGCGGGCGCTGGTCGATCGCGGGCGGCGGGTTCTTCCTGCTGATCGGCGTGATCATGCTGACCCCGCTGCTCTCCCAGCCGGTGCTGAGCGCGGTACGGCCGCTGCTGGCCAAGGTGTTCGGGGTCTCCGGCAACCTGGCCGCCCGCAACGCCCGCCGCAACCCGCGCCGTACCGCCGCCACCGCCTCCGCGCTGGCCATCGGGCTCACCCTGATCACCGGCCTGTCGGTGCTGGGCGTCTCGCTGGGCCGCTCGATCGACAAGTCGACGGTGGACAGCCTCAGCGCCGACTACATGGTCAAGATGGCCAACGGCATGCCGCTGGACGCCTCGGTGGCCGACGAGGTCGCCAAGGTGCCCGGGGTGACCGCCACCACCGCGCTGGAGGCCGCCTACTTCGACGTGGACGGCAAGTTCAGCGCGATCAGCGCCGCCGACCCCGGCACGCTGACCAAGACGGTGCGGATCGGCATGGTGACCGGCTCCGCCTCGGCGCTGGCCGACGGCAAGATCCTGGTCGAGGAGCGGACCGCGCACAACCGCGGCTGGAAGGTGGGCGACGCGGTCCAGGCCCGCTTCCCGGACGGCCGCCACGGCGAACTCACCGTCGGCGGCACCTTCCACGACAACCTGGTGCTCTCCCCGATCGTGCTCCCCGCGGGCATGCTCGCCCCGCACGTCGACAAGGCGGAGATCCCGCAGGTGCTGGTGAGGACCGCGGGCGGCGCCAGCGACCGGACCGCCCAGGCCATCACCGACGGCCTCGGTGACAACCCGTCCATCACCGTGATCGACCGCCAGGGCATCCGCGACAGCTACGGCGGCATGATCAACTCCATGCTGGAGATCATGTACGGGCTGCTGGGCATGTCGCTGGTGATCGCGGTCCTCGGGGTGGTCAACACGCTGGCCATGTCGGTCTTCGAACGCCGCCGCGAGCTGGGCATGCTGCGCGCGATCGGCCTGGACCGGCGCCAGGTGAAGAGCATGATCCGCCAGGAGGCGGTGGTGATCTCGCTGTTCGGCGCGGTCACCGGGGTCGTCCTCGGCCTCTTCCTGGCCTGGGCGATCGGCAGCACCCTCGCCGGCGACGTGCCCGGGTACGTGATGGTGCTGCCGTGGACCCGGATGCTGGTCTTCCTGGCGCTGGCCGCGCTGGTCGGGGTGCTCGCCGCGGTCTGGCCGGCCCGGCGGGCGGCCCGGCTGGACATCCTCCAGGCCATCAAGACCGAGTAG
- a CDS encoding SAM-dependent methyltransferase — translation MSDAAGRLVTLAEEALGARLPVRVRAWDGSEAGPPEAPALVIRSRRALRRLLWKPGELGLARAWVAGDLEVEGDLYQALDLLSGMIWERGEQAPRGTLGKLSAVRSLADPSVRRMARRAIALAGPGLPPAPPAEEAPRRGGARHTLRRDRQAISHHYDVGNDFYERVLGPSMVYSCAYWADPDGTLEDAQRGKLDLICRKLSLTADQRLLDVGCGWGSMVLHAAQEYGVRAVGVTLSTEQAAYARKRVADAGLTDRVEIRVQDYREIDDGPFDAISSIGMAEHVGSAQYKAYAATLYGLLRPGGRLLNHQIARRPLVHEDAYRVDEFIDRYVFPDGELAPIGTTVGLLEDAGFEVRDVEALREHYALTLRAWVANLERHWPEAVRLAGPGRARVWRLYMAASALAFEHNRIGVNQVLAVRTEAGGASGMPGTRTAWLGGGA, via the coding sequence ATGTCCGACGCAGCCGGACGGCTTGTCACGCTGGCCGAGGAGGCCCTGGGGGCGCGGCTCCCGGTACGTGTCCGCGCCTGGGACGGCAGCGAGGCGGGTCCGCCGGAGGCGCCGGCACTGGTGATCCGCAGCCGGCGCGCGCTGCGCCGGCTGCTGTGGAAGCCGGGCGAGCTGGGTCTGGCCCGCGCCTGGGTGGCCGGTGACCTGGAGGTCGAGGGCGACCTCTACCAGGCGCTGGACCTGCTCTCCGGGATGATCTGGGAGCGCGGCGAACAGGCCCCGCGCGGCACCCTCGGCAAGCTGTCCGCGGTCCGCTCGCTGGCCGACCCCTCGGTGCGCCGGATGGCCCGTCGGGCGATCGCCCTGGCCGGCCCCGGACTGCCCCCGGCGCCCCCCGCCGAGGAGGCCCCGCGGCGCGGCGGCGCCCGCCACACCCTGCGCCGCGACCGGCAGGCCATCAGCCACCACTACGACGTGGGCAACGACTTCTACGAGCGCGTGCTCGGCCCCTCCATGGTCTACTCCTGCGCCTACTGGGCCGACCCGGACGGCACGCTGGAGGACGCCCAGCGCGGCAAGCTCGACCTGATCTGCCGCAAGCTCTCGCTCACCGCCGACCAGCGCCTGCTGGACGTGGGCTGCGGCTGGGGCTCGATGGTGCTGCACGCCGCCCAGGAGTACGGGGTGCGGGCGGTCGGGGTCACCCTCTCCACCGAGCAGGCCGCCTACGCCCGCAAGCGGGTCGCCGACGCCGGGCTCACCGACCGGGTGGAGATCCGCGTCCAGGACTACCGCGAGATCGACGACGGCCCCTTCGACGCCATCTCCTCCATCGGCATGGCCGAACACGTCGGCTCGGCGCAGTACAAGGCGTACGCCGCCACCCTGTACGGGCTGCTGCGGCCGGGCGGCCGGCTGCTCAACCACCAGATCGCCCGCCGACCGCTGGTCCACGAGGACGCCTACCGGGTGGACGAGTTCATCGACCGCTACGTCTTCCCCGACGGCGAACTCGCGCCGATCGGCACCACCGTGGGGCTGCTGGAGGACGCCGGGTTCGAGGTGCGTGACGTCGAGGCGCTGCGCGAGCACTACGCCCTGACCCTGCGCGCCTGGGTGGCCAACCTGGAGCGCCACTGGCCGGAGGCGGTACGGCTGGCCGGCCCGGGCCGGGCGCGGGTGTGGCGGCTGTACATGGCGGCCTCCGCGCTCGCCTTCGAGCACAACCGGATCGGCGTCAACCAGGTGCTCGCGGTACGCACCGAGGCCGGCGGCGCCTCGGGGATGCCCGGCACCCGTACCGCGTGGCTGGGCGGCGGCGCCTGA
- a CDS encoding NAD(P)/FAD-dependent oxidoreductase, whose translation MSTTERPRILVVGGGYVGLYAARRILKKMRYAEATVTVVDPRSYMTYQPFLPETAAGSISPRHVVVPLRRVLPKAEVLTGRVTSVDQDRKVAVIEPPVGEAYELPFDYLVVALGAVSRTFPIPGLAENGIGMKGVEEAVDLRNHVLEQLDLADSTTDEEVRRKALTFVFVGGGFAGAETIGEVEDMARDACKYYTNVKREDMRFILVEAANRILPEVGPELGKWGLEHLRERGIEIYLETSMKSCVDKHVVLANGLEVDASTIVWTAGVKPNPALADFGLPLGPRGHVDTLPTLQVKGMDYVWAAGDNAQVPDLAAGEGAWCPPNAQHALRQAKVLGDNVVSGMRGFPQHEYKHKNMGAVAGLGLHKGVALLFGKIKLKGRLAWYCHRGYHGMAVPTFNRKFRVLADWTLAVFLKRDVVALGALENPRGEFYEAAAPVTAAAAAKAAAPAEGEKAKAS comes from the coding sequence ATGAGCACCACGGAGCGTCCACGGATCCTCGTCGTAGGCGGCGGATATGTCGGCCTGTACGCGGCGCGTCGCATTCTGAAGAAGATGCGGTACGCCGAGGCGACCGTCACGGTCGTCGACCCGCGTTCATACATGACGTACCAGCCCTTCCTCCCCGAAACTGCCGCCGGCAGCATCTCGCCGCGCCACGTCGTGGTCCCGCTGCGACGCGTGCTGCCCAAGGCCGAGGTGCTGACCGGCCGCGTCACCTCGGTCGACCAGGACCGCAAGGTGGCCGTCATCGAGCCGCCGGTCGGCGAGGCCTACGAGCTGCCCTTCGACTACCTCGTCGTGGCGCTCGGCGCCGTCTCCCGTACCTTCCCGATCCCCGGCCTGGCCGAGAACGGCATCGGCATGAAGGGCGTGGAAGAGGCCGTGGACCTGCGCAACCACGTGCTGGAGCAGCTCGACCTGGCCGACTCCACCACCGATGAGGAGGTCCGCCGCAAGGCGCTGACCTTCGTCTTCGTGGGCGGCGGCTTCGCCGGTGCGGAGACCATCGGCGAGGTCGAGGACATGGCCCGCGACGCGTGCAAGTACTACACCAACGTCAAGCGCGAGGACATGCGGTTCATCCTCGTCGAGGCGGCCAACCGCATCCTGCCCGAGGTCGGTCCGGAGCTGGGCAAGTGGGGCCTGGAGCACCTGCGTGAGCGGGGCATCGAGATCTACCTCGAGACCTCCATGAAGTCCTGCGTCGACAAGCACGTGGTGCTCGCCAACGGGCTCGAGGTCGACGCCTCCACCATCGTGTGGACCGCGGGCGTCAAGCCCAACCCGGCGCTGGCCGACTTCGGCCTGCCGCTCGGTCCGCGCGGCCACGTCGACACCCTGCCCACCCTCCAGGTCAAGGGCATGGACTACGTCTGGGCGGCCGGCGACAACGCCCAGGTGCCCGACCTGGCGGCCGGTGAGGGCGCCTGGTGCCCGCCCAACGCCCAGCACGCGCTGCGCCAGGCCAAGGTGCTCGGCGACAACGTGGTCTCGGGCATGCGCGGCTTCCCGCAGCACGAGTACAAGCACAAGAACATGGGCGCGGTGGCCGGCCTCGGCCTCCACAAGGGCGTCGCCCTGCTCTTCGGCAAGATCAAGCTCAAGGGCCGGCTGGCCTGGTACTGCCACCGTGGCTACCACGGCATGGCGGTGCCGACCTTCAACCGCAAGTTCCGGGTGCTCGCCGACTGGACGCTGGCGGTCTTCCTCAAGCGCGACGTCGTGGCGCTCGGCGCGCTGGAGAACCCGCGCGGCGAGTTCTACGAGGCCGCCGCGCCGGTGACGGCCGCTGCCGCCGCCAAGGCCGCCGCGCCGGCCGAAGGGGAGAAGGCCAAGGCTTCCTGA
- a CDS encoding type II toxin-antitoxin system Phd/YefM family antitoxin produces the protein MSENTVTVREARAHLADHVDRAEEGTPTVITRNGAPVAAVVPIADFEALEEAADVLLAREAEAVLTEAGPTVTMTELLAGLFAERDGDTA, from the coding sequence ATGTCCGAGAACACCGTGACGGTACGAGAAGCCCGCGCGCACCTCGCGGACCACGTCGACCGGGCCGAGGAAGGCACTCCGACGGTCATCACGCGCAACGGCGCTCCGGTGGCGGCGGTCGTTCCGATCGCGGACTTCGAAGCGCTGGAGGAAGCGGCCGACGTCCTGCTGGCACGCGAAGCGGAAGCGGTCCTGACCGAGGCGGGGCCGACCGTGACGATGACGGAGCTGCTGGCGGGCCTGTTCGCCGAGCGCGACGGTGACACCGCGTAA
- a CDS encoding type II toxin-antitoxin system RelE family toxin has translation MSRPDAMRILTALTALGDDPYREDADVKKLTGPSGLYRLRVGNYRVAYQINDGELVILVVKSGARRDVHRNL, from the coding sequence ATCAGCCGGCCCGATGCCATGCGCATCCTGACCGCACTGACCGCGCTCGGCGACGATCCCTACCGCGAGGACGCCGACGTCAAGAAGCTCACCGGCCCGTCAGGGCTCTACCGGCTCCGAGTCGGCAACTACCGGGTCGCCTACCAGATCAACGACGGCGAACTCGTCATCCTCGTCGTCAAGTCGGGCGCCCGGCGGGACGTCCACCGCAACCTGTGA
- a CDS encoding Ppx/GppA phosphatase family protein yields MTRVAAVDCGTNSIRLLVADADLATGAITDLDRRMEIVRLGQDVDRTGRLAPEALERTFAACRRYADVIAGLGAERVRFVATSASRDAENREEFTRGVVGILGVEPEVITGDQEAAFSFTGATKELMGRQDLAPPYLVVDIGGGSTEFVVGTDAVEAARSVDVGCVRMTERHLVHDGRVTDPPTPAQIAAIRADVESALDTVAASVPLERARTLVGLAGSVTTVAAIALGLTAYDSTAIHHSRLTLDQVRSVTHHLLTTTHAQRAAIPVLHPGRTDVIGAGALVLLTIMERLGATEVMVSEHDILDGIAWYAATDSR; encoded by the coding sequence GTGACCAGGGTCGCCGCGGTCGACTGCGGCACCAACTCCATCCGGCTGCTGGTCGCCGACGCCGACCTGGCCACCGGGGCCATCACCGACCTCGACCGCCGGATGGAGATCGTCCGGCTCGGCCAGGACGTGGACCGCACCGGGCGGCTGGCCCCCGAGGCGCTGGAGCGCACCTTCGCCGCCTGCCGCCGCTACGCCGACGTCATCGCCGGCCTCGGCGCCGAACGGGTGCGTTTCGTGGCCACCTCGGCCTCCCGGGACGCCGAGAACCGCGAGGAGTTCACCCGCGGCGTGGTCGGCATCCTGGGCGTCGAACCCGAGGTGATCACCGGCGACCAGGAGGCCGCGTTCTCCTTCACCGGGGCCACCAAGGAACTGATGGGTCGTCAGGATCTGGCCCCGCCCTACCTGGTCGTCGATATCGGCGGCGGCTCCACCGAGTTCGTGGTGGGGACCGACGCCGTGGAGGCGGCCCGCTCGGTGGACGTCGGCTGCGTGCGGATGACCGAACGCCACCTGGTCCACGACGGCCGGGTCACCGATCCGCCCACGCCCGCCCAGATCGCCGCGATAAGGGCCGACGTCGAGTCCGCCCTCGACACGGTGGCCGCCTCCGTCCCCCTGGAGCGCGCCCGCACCCTGGTCGGCCTCGCCGGCTCGGTCACCACCGTCGCCGCCATCGCCCTCGGCCTGACCGCCTACGACTCCACCGCCATCCATCACTCCCGCCTCACCCTCGACCAGGTCCGCTCCGTCACCCACCACCTCCTGACCACCACCCACGCCCAACGCGCCGCCATCCCCGTCCTCCACCCCGGCCGCACCGACGTCATCGGCGCCGGCGCCCTGGTCCTGCTGACCATCATGGAACGCCTCGGGGCGACGGAGGTCATGGTGAGCGAGCACGACATCCTGGACGGGATCGCCTGGTACGCGGCGACCGACTCCCGCTGA
- a CDS encoding DUF501 domain-containing protein, which translates to MENPPPRTEPSPPTEADVAAIGEQLGRVPRGLRSVAHRCPCGLPDVVETAPRLPDGTPFPTLYYLTCPRAASAIGTLEADGVMKEMTARLAEDPELAAAYRAAHEDYIARRDAVEVLAGFPSAGGMPDRVKCLHVLVAHSLAAGPGVNPLGDEAIAMLPEWWRKGPCAGCPSDGAGEDA; encoded by the coding sequence ATGGAAAACCCTCCGCCCCGCACCGAACCGTCCCCGCCCACCGAGGCCGACGTCGCCGCCATCGGCGAGCAGCTCGGCCGTGTGCCGCGCGGTCTGCGAAGCGTCGCGCACCGCTGTCCGTGCGGGCTGCCGGACGTGGTGGAGACCGCGCCCCGGCTGCCGGACGGCACGCCGTTCCCGACGCTGTACTACCTGACCTGCCCGCGGGCCGCCTCCGCCATCGGCACCCTGGAGGCCGACGGCGTGATGAAGGAGATGACGGCCCGGCTCGCCGAGGACCCGGAGCTGGCCGCCGCCTACCGCGCCGCCCACGAGGACTACATCGCCCGCCGGGACGCCGTCGAGGTGCTGGCCGGCTTCCCCAGCGCCGGCGGCATGCCCGACCGGGTCAAGTGCCTGCACGTGCTGGTCGCCCACTCGCTGGCGGCCGGCCCCGGCGTCAACCCGCTGGGCGACGAGGCGATCGCGATGCTGCCGGAATGGTGGCGCAAGGGCCCCTGCGCGGGGTGCCCGTCCGACGGTGCCGGGGAGGACGCGTGA
- a CDS encoding FtsB family cell division protein: MAADRFSTAARLKALGQQAQARVYRATGRRPRRGKLTGRAALLALTVCALVVALAYPTRQYVAQRAQIADQRRQAEAQRREVDRLREAKARWSDPEFVKSQAREHLHYVMPGETGYVLPGLPGDGAARHGSDPSGATDRPWYDNLWDGVNSSDARR, translated from the coding sequence GTGGCGGCGGATCGGTTCTCCACCGCGGCGAGGCTGAAGGCCCTGGGCCAGCAGGCACAGGCCCGCGTCTACCGGGCCACCGGCCGGCGGCCGAGGCGCGGCAAGCTCACCGGCCGCGCCGCGCTGCTGGCGCTCACCGTGTGCGCGCTGGTGGTGGCGCTCGCCTATCCGACCCGTCAGTACGTCGCCCAGCGCGCCCAAATCGCCGACCAGCGTCGGCAGGCCGAGGCACAGCGCCGCGAGGTGGACCGGCTGCGGGAGGCCAAGGCCCGTTGGTCGGACCCGGAGTTCGTCAAGTCCCAGGCGCGTGAGCACCTGCACTACGTCATGCCCGGCGAGACCGGTTACGTGCTGCCCGGGCTGCCCGGGGACGGCGCCGCCCGGCACGGCTCGGACCCGTCCGGCGCGACCGACCGGCCCTGGTACGACAACCTGTGGGACGGGGTGAACTCCTCCGACGCCCGCCGCTGA
- the eno gene encoding phosphopyruvate hydratase, which translates to MPSIDVVVAREILDSRGNPTVEVEVGLDDGSTGRAAVPSGASTGAFEALELRDGDKARYGGKGVEKAVLAVIEQIGPELVGYDATEQRLIDQAMLDLDATPDKSSLGANAILGVSLAVAHAASEASDLPLFRYIGGPNAHVLPVPMMNILNGGAHADSNVDIQEFMIAPIGAESFSEALRWGAETYHALKGVLKERGLSTGLGDEGGFAPDLESNRAALDLIVEAIKKAGFQPGQDIALALDVAASEFYKEGVYVFEGKERTAAEMSAYYGELVDAYPLVSIEDPLHEEDWDGWKTITDQLGDKVQLVGDDLFVTNPERLQRGIDSNTANALLVKVNQIGSLTETLDAVELAQRSGYKCMMSHRSGETEDVTIADLAVATNCGQIKTGAPARSDRVAKYNQLLRIEEILDDAAVYAGRSAFPRFRNQ; encoded by the coding sequence GTGCCGTCCATCGACGTCGTCGTAGCCCGGGAAATCCTCGACTCGCGAGGCAACCCCACCGTCGAGGTCGAGGTCGGCCTCGACGACGGCAGCACCGGTCGTGCCGCCGTTCCGTCCGGCGCCTCCACCGGCGCCTTCGAGGCCCTCGAACTCCGCGACGGTGACAAGGCGCGCTACGGGGGCAAGGGCGTCGAGAAGGCCGTCCTCGCCGTCATCGAGCAGATCGGTCCGGAGCTGGTCGGCTACGACGCCACCGAGCAGCGCCTGATCGACCAGGCGATGCTCGACCTGGACGCCACCCCCGACAAGTCCTCGCTGGGCGCCAACGCCATCCTCGGCGTCTCCCTGGCCGTGGCGCACGCCGCCTCCGAGGCGTCCGACCTGCCGCTCTTCCGCTACATCGGCGGCCCCAACGCGCACGTGCTGCCGGTGCCGATGATGAACATCCTCAACGGCGGCGCCCACGCCGACTCCAACGTGGACATCCAGGAGTTCATGATCGCGCCGATCGGCGCCGAGTCGTTCTCCGAGGCGCTGCGCTGGGGTGCCGAGACGTACCACGCGCTCAAGGGCGTCCTCAAGGAGCGCGGCCTGTCCACCGGCCTCGGCGACGAGGGCGGCTTCGCGCCCGACCTGGAGTCCAACCGGGCCGCCCTCGACCTGATCGTGGAGGCCATCAAGAAGGCCGGCTTCCAGCCCGGCCAGGACATCGCGCTCGCCCTGGACGTCGCCGCCTCCGAGTTCTACAAGGAGGGCGTCTACGTCTTCGAGGGCAAGGAGCGCACCGCCGCCGAGATGAGCGCCTACTACGGCGAGCTGGTCGACGCCTACCCGCTGGTCTCCATCGAGGACCCGCTGCACGAGGAGGACTGGGACGGCTGGAAGACCATCACCGACCAGCTCGGCGACAAGGTCCAGCTCGTCGGTGACGACCTGTTCGTCACCAACCCCGAGCGCCTCCAGCGCGGCATCGACAGCAACACCGCCAACGCGCTGCTGGTGAAGGTCAACCAGATCGGCTCGCTCACCGAGACGCTGGACGCCGTCGAGCTGGCCCAGCGCAGCGGCTACAAGTGCATGATGTCGCACCGCTCCGGCGAGACCGAGGACGTCACCATCGCCGACCTGGCCGTGGCCACCAACTGCGGCCAGATCAAGACCGGTGCCCCGGCCCGTTCCGACCGCGTCGCCAAGTACAACCAGTTGCTGCGCATCGAGGAGATCCTGGACGACGCCGCGGTCTACGCCGGCCGCAGCGCCTTCCCGCGCTTCCGCAACCAGTAA
- a CDS encoding LysM peptidoglycan-binding domain-containing protein, with protein sequence MGKHRRASKAVRIATFAGVAGAAVAAPLLSATSASAASVSVWDRVAQCESSGNWSNHDTGGNGHYGGLQFSPSSWAAAGGLKYASRADYATKDQQIAVAEQLLKMQGPGAWQCAYAGPLTSGGPAPAVDTAGSGNAASAQTDAVKPAKPAAPAPTQHRHAPRHAAPAAPVQRGTGEYTVQAGDTLSKIAADHQVAGGWQKLFDLNKDVVKDANLIFPGQHLHLR encoded by the coding sequence ATGGGCAAGCACCGTCGTGCCTCCAAGGCCGTTCGCATCGCCACGTTCGCCGGTGTCGCCGGCGCCGCCGTCGCCGCTCCGCTGCTGAGCGCCACCTCCGCCTCCGCCGCCTCGGTCTCCGTGTGGGACCGCGTCGCCCAGTGCGAGTCCAGCGGCAACTGGTCCAACCACGACACCGGTGGCAACGGCCACTACGGCGGCCTGCAGTTCTCGCCGTCCAGCTGGGCCGCCGCCGGCGGTCTGAAGTACGCCTCGCGTGCCGACTACGCCACCAAGGACCAGCAGATCGCCGTCGCCGAGCAGCTGCTGAAGATGCAGGGCCCGGGCGCCTGGCAGTGCGCCTACGCCGGTCCGCTGACCTCCGGCGGCCCCGCTCCGGCGGTCGACACCGCCGGCTCCGGCAACGCCGCCTCGGCGCAGACCGACGCCGTCAAGCCGGCCAAGCCCGCCGCCCCGGCCCCCACCCAGCACCGCCACGCCCCGCGGCACGCCGCCCCGGCCGCCCCGGTGCAGCGCGGCACCGGTGAGTACACCGTCCAGGCCGGCGACACCCTGTCGAAGATCGCCGCCGACCACCAGGTCGCCGGTGGCTGGCAGAAGCTCTTCGACCTCAACAAGGACGTCGTCAAGGACGCCAACCTCATCTTCCCCGGTCAGCACCTGCACCTGCGCTGA